In a single window of the Jaculus jaculus isolate mJacJac1 chromosome 9, mJacJac1.mat.Y.cur, whole genome shotgun sequence genome:
- the Mtmr4 gene encoding myotubularin-related protein 4 isoform X4, giving the protein MIDSVESRDMFQLHIACKDSKVVRCHFSTFKQCQEWLSRLSRATARPAKPEDLFAFAYHAWCLGLTEEDQHTHLCQPGEHIRCRQEAELARMGFDLQNVWRVSHINSNYKLCPSYPQKLLVPVWITDKELENVASFRSWKRIPVVVYRHLRNGAAIARCSQPEISWWGWRNADDEYLVTSIAKACALDPGTRASGGSLSNGNNDTSEACDTDFDSSLTACSGVESTAAPQKLLILDARSYTAAVANRAKGGGCECEEYYPNCEVVFMGMANIHAIRNSFQYLRAVCSQMPDPSNWLSALESTKWLQHLSVMLKAAVLVANTVDREGRPVLVHCSDGWDRTPQIVALAKILLDPYYRTLEGFQVLVESDWLDFGHKFGDRCGHQENAEDQNEQCPVFLQWLDSVHQLLKQFPCLFEFNEAFLVKLVQHTYSCLYGTFLANNPCEREKRNIYKRTCSVWALLRAGNKNFHNFLYTPGSDMVLHPVCHVRALHLWTAVYLPASSPCTLGEESVDLYLSPVTQSQEFSGRSLDRLPKTRSMDDLLSACDTSSPLTRTSSDPNLNNHCQEVRVNLEPWHSNPEGAEMTVFLESGVAGPQQAGEVGLPPPLPSSQKDYLSNKPFKGHKSCSLSYKLLTAAVSHDVKSNTSNPESRLLEGTETPSPNPPAQEEPSRTCDGSGKSPEQCPETEEVVALSNAISSKCDGACDFPKFSQDPPPGVPQPALLDSMLTVPPRCALEQSPDNLYNPLSAVCQTPQEPSADHLSQDPPGSIVSISHQEQPSSVPDLVHKEEDTGKRGNKNGHLLENPRFGKMPLELARKPISQSQISEFSFLGSNWDSFQGMMTSLPSGETTPRRLLSYGCCSKRPNSKQMRATGPCFGGQWAQREGMKSPVCSSHSNGHCTGPGGKNNRMWLSSHPKQISSTKPVPLSCPSPVPPFYLDDDGLPFPTDVIQHRLRQIEAGYKQEVEQLRRQVRELQMRLDIRHCCAPPAEPPMDYEDDFTCLKESDDSDTEDFGSDHSEDCLSEASWEPVDKKETEVTRWVPDHMASHCYNCDCEFWLAKRRHHCRNCGNVFCAGCCHLKLPIPDQQLYDPVLVCNSCYEHIQVSRARELMSQHLKKPIATASS; this is encoded by the exons ATGATTGACAGTGTAGAGAGCCGTGATATGTTTCAGTTGCACATTGCCTGCAAGGACTCCAAAGTGGTGAG GTGCCACTTCTCCACTTTCAAGCAGTGCCAAGAGTGGCTCTCAAGGCTAAGCCGGGCCACAGCAAGACCTGCCAAGCCCGAGGATCTCTTTGCCTTTGCCTACCATGCCTGGTGCCTGGGGCTGACTGAGGAGGATCAGCATACCCACCTGTGTCAGCCAG GAGAGCACATCCGATGTCGGCAGGAGGCAGAGCTCGCAAGGATGGGCTTTGACCTGCAGAATGTCTGGAGAGTCTCACATATCAACAGCAACTACAA GTTGTGTCCCAGTTATCCCCAGAAGCTGTTGGTTCCTGTGTGGATCACAGATAAAGAGCTGGAGAATGTGGCTTCTTTCCGCTCTTGGAAGCGTATCCCTGTTGTTGTGTATAG ACACCTGCGCAACGGAGCTGCCATTGCCCGCTGTAGCCAGCCTGAGATCAGTTGGTGGGGCTGGCGCAATGCTGATGATGAATACCTGGTCACGTCCATTGCCAAAGCCTGTGCCCTGGACCCAGGGACAAGGGCAAGTGGGGGCTCCCTCAGCAACGGGAATAATGACACCAGTGAAGCCTGTGACACTGACTTTG ATTCTTCTCTGACTGCATGCTCTGGGGTGGAGAGTACAGCCGCTCCTCAAAAACTGCTGATCCTGGATGCACGATCCTACACAGCAGCAGTGGCTAACCGGGCCAAGGGTGGAGGCTGTGAGTGTGAAG AGTACTACCCCAACTGTGAAGTCGTGTTTATGGGAATGGCCAACATCCATGCTATCCGGAACAGTTTCCAGTATCTACGGGCTGTGTGTAGCCAGATGCCAGATCCCAGCAA CTGGTTGTCGGCACTGGAGAGTACCAAGTGGCTGCAGCACCTGTCAGTGATGCTGAAAGCAGCTGTGCTGGTGGCGAACACCGTAGACCGGGAAGGACGGCCCGTGCTGGTGCACTGCTCAGATGGCTGGGACCGCACTCCACAGATTGTAGCTCTGGCCAAAATCTTACTGGACCCATACTACAGGACATTGGAG GGCTTCCAAGTGTTAGTGGAGTCTGACTGGCTGGATTTTGGGCACAAGTTTGGAGATCGCTGTGGCCACCAGGAAAATGCAGAGGACCAAAATGAACAATGCCCTGTGTTCCTTCAGTGGCTTGATTCTGTCCATCAGTTGCTTAAGCAGTTCCCCTGCCTATTTGAATTTAATGAGGCATTTCTG GTCAAACTGGTGCAGCACACGTACTCCTGCCTGTATGGCACATTCTTGGCCAACAACCCCTGTGAGCGAGAGAAGCGCAACATCTACAAGCGGACATGCTCTGTGTGGGCACTCCTGCGAGCTGGCAACAAGAACTTCCATAACTTCCTCTATACTCCCGGTTCAGACATG GTCCTGCATCCTGTTTGTCATGTCCGGGCATTGCACCTCTGGACAGCTGTGTATCTGCCTGCGTCATCTCCATGCACACTTGGAGAAGAAAGTGTGGACCTTTACCTCTCTCCGGTGACCCAGAGCCAGGAATTCTCTGGCCGCTCTCTGGACAG GTTACCAAAAACCAGATCCATGGATGATCTTCTTTCTGCCTGTGACACAAGCAGCCCTCTGACTCGTACATCCAGTGACCCTAACCTGAACAACCACTGTCAGGAGGTCAGAGTCAacctggagccctggcacagcAATCCCGAGGGAGCAGAGATGACAGTCTTCTTAGAATCTGGGGTAGCAGGTCCGCAGCAGGCTGGAGAAGTGGGTCTTCCTCCCCCTCTGCCCAGCAGCCAGAAAGACTACTTGAGCAATAAACCTTTCAAGGGTCACAAAAGTTGTTCTCTCAGTTATAAACTACTTACCGCTGCTGTGTCCCATGACGTGAAGAGCAACACCTCGAATCCTGAGAGCAGACTCCTAGAAGGGACTGAGACACCATCCCCAAACCCTCCTGCGCAAGAGGAGCCGAGTAGGACTTGCGATGGCTCAGGCAAGTCACCTGAACAGTGTCCTGAAACAGAAGAAGTCGTTGCACTCTCAAACGCCATTTCTAGCAAGTGTGATGGAGCTTGTGATTTTCCCAAGTTTTCCCAGGATCCCCCTCCAGGTGTCCCCCAACCAGCCCTGCTAGACTCCATGCTGACTGTGCCCCCCAGGTGTGCTCTGGAGCAAAGTCCAGACAACCTTTACAACCCACTGAGTGCTGTCTGCCAAACTCCTCAAGAGCCAAGTGCCGACCACCTCAGCCAGGATCCTCCAGGGTCTATTGTAAGCATCTCCCACCAGGAACAACCCAGCTCTGTGCCAGATCTGGTCCATAAAGAGGAAGACACTGGCAAGAGAGGAAATAAGAACGGGCATTTACTGGAAAATCCTCGCTTTGGGAAAATGCCCTTGGAGTTGGCCCGAAAGCCAATTTCTCAGAGCCAGATCAGTGAGTTCTCTTTTCTAGGGTCCAACTGGGACAGCTTCCAAGGGATGATGACTTCATTGCCGAGTGGGGAAACTACCCCCCGGAGGCTGCTTTCTTATGGTTGTTGTAGCAAGAGGCCAAACAGTAAACAGATGCGGGCCACAGGGCCTTGTTTTGGGGGCCAGTGGGCTCAGAGAGAAGGTATGAAGTCCCCTGTCTGTTCTAGTCATTCCAATGGACATTGTACTGGCCCCGGAGGAAAAAACAACCGGATGTGGTTGTCCAGTCACCCAAAACAAATCTCCAGCACAAAGCCTGTTCCTCTGAGTTGCCCTTCTCCAGTGCCTCCTTTCTACTTGGATGATGATGGACTCCCCTTTCCCACGGATGTGATACAGCATAGGTTACGTCAGATTGAAGCAGGGTACAAGCAAGAGGTAGAGCAGCTACGTCGACAGGTGCGGGAGCTTCAGATGAGGCTGGATATCCGCCACTGCTGTGCCCCGCCAGCAGAGCCCCCCATGGACTACGAGGATGATTTC ACGTGTCTGAAGGAGTCGGATGACAGTGACACTGAGGATTTTGGCTCTGATCACAGTGAAGACTGCCTTTCAGAAGCAAGCTGGGAACCTGTTGATAAGAAGGAAACTGAG GTGACTCGCTGGGTTCCAGACCATATGGCATCACACTGCTATAACTGTGACTGTGAATTCTGGTTGGCCAAACGAAGACACCATTGTAg